The Anopheles gambiae chromosome 2, idAnoGambNW_F1_1, whole genome shotgun sequence genomic sequence TAGAAACTTCAAACTCTCAGTGTTGGTGCGAGTAGAGTAGTAACTTTTGGATCACTCTCGAGTGTATTTGAACAAGGGATACTTCTACAAGTAACCTGTAGGCAGACTGCAACAcaaccggttttttttctctcgtttttgGCAAgaatcctctctctctcctcgtAGCTTTGTTTTACGGATCACATGTCCTTTAAACAACATAGCAATAGTAACCGCTGGAGTTTGGCTGGAAACACTAGTATCGAGTCAGCTGGAAAACTGAGCTGAGTCCTCGAGAGAAAAACGTaagggatgtgtgtgtgtgtctgtgtgccaaTCGCCCCCTTTTTCATACGAGATAGATCGAGCCATTAGGGAAAGCGTAAGGACATATTATTAGTTCGTACAGTGTAAAAGATAAAAGCAGCAAAGATCTGAGGAAGGTTCGCTTTTTCCGTAAAAAAGCATGTGCTTTACGAGTTCTTCGCCGGCAACGACCATTTTGTGCAAGTAaatccattttttatttaaagatTGATATTTCTCAATTTCATAACATTCGAACACTAGGTTTAGTCGTctaggagaaggaggaggagataTTAGGTGTTagacaaaaatgtaaatgtttccTGGCGAAATCATCTGTTCTTGTTCCCCTTCTCTCGACTCCTTATAAAAGGGTTTTCTCTTGTGAGAGAAAAGCATTGCCCCATACTAGCGAAAGCCTCAGCGAGAATCGGTCCGCGTGTTTGAGTATTATTTAGGTGGGGAAAAATAGCATCGCGTTTTGCCGCATTTCTACCGCCTTGTTCGGTCCTTCGTTCGTGTACAAACAGTGTCCATTTATACCGTGTTTGCTATATTTTGGGCCACACCGGTCGTATGATATCGTGCAGTAGTATCGTTTTCGTCCTTGTCATTTCAATATTTGGTATAGGTATCTATTGGACTTGGTTACCCCTATCGTAAACTGTAATCGGGATGTGTGACCTGTAGTGTGGTTCGAGTTGACAATAAGAAAGGACTTTTTAGTTCGCTTGGAAATTGTTTAATATTCTGATAAAATATCTTGTATCCTGAATCATTTTCAATCGTACCCCTTTCATAGGTCTGCTGCCACTGCCCTACAAATGGTGTAGCAAGATATGGTGAACAGATACGAAGTTGCAGGTCATTTGGTGGTTTCCAGCACAGCTTATCAAACAGTTTCCGCTCAACTCTGCTACTTAATATAACTTCATGAGCAAAACCGTGAAGGCAACTTTTACGGAGCACATCAAAATCAAGATACGCTGGTAAATAAACTTAGTTTTAGATTGTTTTCAATATTAAGCTAAAACCACATTTCCATATGCATAATGCACACGCTTTGCATGTTTGTAGATTAGAATAAATGCGAAATCCTACACCAACTGCTCATTTAAAACCCAATAATTTCCCAAATTCAAATCTCCCATCCGTAGCCCACTGTGATTTTCATCAGCTTTTCGCTTGATTATTGCTTGCGTAGAAACAGTTTTCTTGATTCCTTCTTTTCCACACCTGACAGAAATGTCAAATGGTCAAGCGTCCATTTTTCACGGCGACGAAATCATTTgcgctttttcttcttgtatCGCAGTGAGGAGATTTCCGCCCGCAGTGAAACAAATAAGGAACTGGGAGGAGTTCCAGTGAAGCAATAGTGTTTTTCGCGTTGTTTATAAGATTGTGTTGAGCCACATTAGCGTATTAGCGTCGAACGAAAGGTATGGAATTGTTTCTTGTGCAGTATCGCGTATGATGGCGTCGTACGTGCGGCCAGAAAGCAAACCACTGCAACGTAGGGGATGCGGCGTTTTCCGCCATGTTTAATGTATTCGTCCTGTCGTTGCCGGATCTTCCCGGTGCCCATCACATCCCGGCCAGTAGACGAGTGGTGGCATCCTTGTTCTTTTCTAGTGCGTGTGCTCGCACACAATTGTCTAATCTTCCCATAATTGTTCACAGCATTCCGATTGAAAAGGCTCTTCCTATCTAATGGTGGTTTTTCTGTTACCGTTttagcgcgtgtgtgtgcgagagagtgtgtgtgcgtgcgtgcgtttaCAGAATCGGTGTTCTCTCTGGCGCTTGGGTTTGATCCTTGTTGTTCATACGGCGTTGAGTCACACTGTTTCACCCTCGTACGCTTCGTCGCGTTTCGCCCTACCGGCCGTCCGTGCAGCGCACACCGAGCAAATGGATAACGACAGTGATCAAAACAATCGCGACCGTTCGAGACGTGCCGATCGACGCAGCGGGGCCGGATCGCGTTTCAGCAACGACCGCGATCGAAGCCGCGATCGAGAACGTAGCGACTGTCGGCGCATCTACGTGTCGAACGTACCGTACGAGTACCGGTGGCAGGATCTGAAGGATCTGTTCCGCAAGGAGGTCGGTGATGTGTCGTTCGTTGAGCTGTTCCACGATGAAAACAATAAGCCCCGGGGGTGCGGCATTGTCGAGTTCGAAAAGCCGGAACACGTGCAGATGGCACTGGAGAAGATGAACCGCTACGACATTAACGGCCGCAATCTGGTTATCAAAGAGGACTACGGTAACGAACGGGACAAGTACGGACGCGTGGTGCCGAAATCATTCCGCGGCAACGACAACGACAACCGCCGTCGGGACCGAGACGACGATCGAATGTTAGTGTCCCTTTCTGTTTGCGATCCGTTTCTTTTATCTATTTACTTTgtgtattctttttttctgtcgttgtgtatgtgtatgtccCTTTATCTACCTTTCCTTTCCCGCCAAAACCTGCGTTTGGGGGTGCGTCTTTGTTTGTCATTTGGCTGCGATGttacattctttttttctccttctttcaCGTCTCTCACTATACGCTGCTTTGCAAGAACACTTCCATAACATTTATAGACACTTTCATATTTGACTCATTTGCCAGCGCATTGCAGGTGAAACGCGCTACCGAAAGTTAATGATTGTTGCTTGAAATCAGTTGGGAGCAACATAAAAACGCACCCAAAATTGCCATGCTTCTTTCCTGCTGGAtaggttttttgttattttgttcaaATGGAAAGTCTTCAGTCTTAGAACGGAAATTCGcacgttttgctttgtttcgaAACTATCTTTTCAATCTTGTTCTTTTTCATATTTGTCGTTGATTGGGTTATTTGAATCGCAATTGAACCGTTTCATCATAAACAGGGAATGTTACGCTGCTACAGGTCAAATAATTAGTTGAATATTTTGTTCATGTATGTACTGATTGTACATACTCGATTTAAAGACTGAACGCTTTCCTGCTAGCATAAGCGAAAACTTATTCTGTATTCTTTTCATTCACGGCCATAGATCCTACTACCATCTATTGTGTCCGCCGAGGATATCCCTCTGATAGGGACGCAAAATTCCCATTCATTATCGGCATCTCATCATCATTTCACTCAACTATCGAATTAATTGGTGCTTGCCTCACATGTTCTATCTTCTGTAATGCCAGCTGTACAGAGCCCATTCGTTCATTTCCCCCTTACCTCCATTTCCACCTTAGAGCAAGCGTGTAGCGTGTTTTGTCGTGTTAGTTTAGCTTATAGAGACAGCCAATTTGGTTGGCACGATATCATCATCCTGTACCAGATATCCTTTCATATACcgttttcttcctctctttctcttctatCATCCCGTATCTCGCGtctcgtgtgtgtttgcgcgcgTGCGaatttctctctttatctctctctctgtcgttTCTGTATCTGCAGGTCCGGACCATCGCACGGTggtagcggtggtggtggaggtggcggcggcggcggcggaggtggcggtggcggtggtggcggcggtattgtcggtggcggtggcaatGTAGGTGGCGGTGTGCTCGGCGGTGGCAATCTCGGTGGCGTCAGTGTCGGTGTCGGTGGTAATGATTTCTCCCAGGACTACAATACGTACGGTCTGAGCGTGAAGTTCTTGGAAGGGTTAGGCATTCAAGGGCCGTTGCATACGAAGATCTTCGTCGCGAATGTGAGTATCTAGTAGTATCACTCTTCTGCACCATGACATTCTTGTTGTTGcccccttttctctctctctctctccctatttcctacttttttctctctttttcgttCGGATTCGTTTCGTTCCTTCATGTATGTATCTCTACTACGTTGCGTTACCTTGCCGTGGATGTGTGTAACGGTTGAATTCTCACGAGTCACACCGATTATTTGATTGGCAATTGGGCGTACATTAGTTTGGATATTGCGTACGGCAGGGGTATGAGCATGCAAACACAGTCCTCAAAGTGGAAGTGTGCCATACGCGTCGACACGCGCGcttgaaacaaacacagagaGAAGCGCAAGGGAGTTGGTTTTGcagatttgttttgattttgttttcttccgtACACCGTAGTACATCGATACTGTTCTGTTCCGTGTCCAATTTAATTTACACCCGTGTCAGCAATTGCTTTGTCGCTGGGCCAGTTGTTTCACAGTTTTTGGCGTGCGTTCCTAAAATTCCTCTTTTCATATACTCTTATCATAATTATTCCGGTCGTGGTCGACTGttgttcttctttctctaATGCAAATACGTCTGTAAACATGTTGGTTGGCATGTTGGTGTCGATTGCTGGTGCGCCATGGATTTTTGGTGGTTTGCCCATTTACCGTCCGTTGGAGATAATTTTTCGTGTCAAATGTTGTGAGACGTTCGAAATCGCAATCGCCCAAGACTATCAGAGCGGCTAGAGTAGTGTTTGCGCTTTTCCGTTCCGTACAAGTTCCATTTTTCCGGTAGAGATACATCGATCGGCTCAATAGAAACGATCTCTCCTCTCAGTAACGCTTAAACCGTATTTCAACAACACCAGGGGCTAGTACAGCAACAATTCTTACAACGGGGGTATCTCCTccaattgtttttctttcttttttcttttctctttttggcCATCCATTCATCGTTGTCATCGTgggtcgtcgtcttcgtcgtcgtcgtcgtcgtcgtggtgggTCGCCTTCGTCATTAATGACTAATGTGTATGGGGGGtggcctgtatgtgtgtgcgcttttttccTCATCGGATGTATGTGAAATGGTATTTCGGGGCCGgtcgttcgtgtgtgtgtatgtgtttggttCGGTCCCTTTAGCTTGACTACAAAGTCGATGCGAAGAAGCTGAAGCAGGTGTTTAAGTTAGCGGGCAAAATCCAAAGTCTCGATCTGTCCGTCGACAAGGATGGGAACAGCCGCGGCTTCGCCGTCATTGAGTACGACCATCCGGTCGAGGCGGTGCAGGCCATCTCGATGTTTGACCGGCAGATGCTGTTCGACCGTCGCATGACCGTCCGGCTCGATCGGCTGACGGAAAAGAGCGAGATGAGCCGGCTGCCCGAGGGCCTCAAGGGCATCGGTATCGGGTTGGGTCCGAACGGTGAGCCGCTCAAGGACGTGGCGCGCAATCTGCCctcgctgcagcagcaaaacacggCCATGCAAAGTGCAACGCTGGCCAATGCGGCCCCGACGCCCGTGCAGCCGCCGCTGACGGCGAGCAATCTGCTCAACTCGGCCGCCACCAGCAGCCTGTCCGGGTTGAACTCGAACCTGGCGGCGCAGCTCAGCAACGTGGTCGGCCTGTCGAATCTGACCGGCGGGCTGCAAAGTTCGCTCCTGTCGAATGCGGCCGCCGGTCTGTCCAATCTGAGCGGGCTCGGCGGGCTGGGTGCGgccgcggcagcagcggccggTGGCGTCGGTGGCGGTTTGGGCGGTGCCGGTGGTGGGTTGGGCGGTGGTCTCGGCAACAGCCTGTCCAGCGCGCTCAGCGGTCTCGGCGGGGCCGGCAATGACGGTGGGTTGGGCTCTAGCTTCAACCAAAGCTACTCGTCCGGCTTCGGTAACGGTGGGTCGAATCGGGGCAACGACTACGACATGGGTTCGTCCAACGTTCGCAACTACAGCACGGCACCGAACGATGACTACGGTCGCAACTACGGCGGCATCAACAATGGCAACCGCAAGATGTCCGACACGATCATCATTCGCAATGTATGTATACCATTAGGGACATTCGCGGGGTAAAACCAGAACACGGCTCACACGGCTTTTATGTATTTACTTGCTTTCTGAACGTAGATGCCGTCTTCCTGGACTTGGCAAACGCTGCGCGATAAGTTCCGTGACGTCGGGGAGGTGAAGTTTGCCGAAATCAGAGGACAGGACACCGGTGTCGTTCGTTTCGCCAAGGAACGGGACGCCGATGTTGCCATTAGTAAGTGTTCACGCACGTTCGCTGCGCAcgtttgattgcattttctcTAATTTATAATCCGTTTTCttcgctctttctcttgctTCAGAACTAATGGACGGGACGCGCTTTGAAGGACGAACGGTGGATGTGACTTTCTTTTAAATTAGAGATTGCCGTTGATCTCTTGATTTCGTTCccatacatacaaacacacagacacacactccgTAGCGTCGTGGTTCGTCCAGTGTGGAGCGGCAAAGTTCTTCGCTCCGCTTTCACTTTCTTCGTGTTATAGTTTCCATTCGTTTCCGGTTGTTCCCGGTGTACTCCACAGTCCAAgctgcaagaagaaaaaaaaaagttcggAATACCCGCTAcgggttgggtgtgtgtgtgtgatgtcgTTTAAAATTGGAGACAAACGCAGGATTACGATTACGCTCATCTTAGTCTAATAGGACATATTTTACCATCAGACACTCGGATTGGGAGAATGGATTGCTGTGGGCCTAACCATGCATAATACCACAAGCAGGCGTTGTTTGCTTGAGGTCATCAACCTCAACAGCTGTCGACTTTTAACCGCCGGTTCCTCCTCCGTAGCTCTGTTAGTAGTCAGTAAGCCCGCCAAGCCAGCAAGACAAACACGTGTGTGATCATGAGGGCGCTCGTAGATTGTCATCTAGCAGCAACGTATAGCAATACCCCGCCGTGTGttacgattcttttcacccaAAAGCATATTATGTCTGGCATTTAAATCGCTCCGATAGCAAACCTCCAGCAGAGCATCTACAGTTCATATCGCGAACTCTTTCGTTTCACTTACCACTGCGTCGACTGTAGAGAGTAGATTGTATTGCAGTCTTGCGGAATGAACTTCCCTCGTTCGCCCAGGGGCAGCAGCATTCGTGCACGGGTGTACGACCCAAGAAGTTTGCACCTGTGTGCTTAAATTTGTGTATTCGGTTTTGAACCATTCCTCCAAGTGTTTGGATTTGCTGGAAGGAACAATATTGTTTGGTTTCGCTAAACCCCCGCCGTCACTGTACGTTGTCGATTGgatttccctttctctctctctatctttcacAAATGGACTCTTTAGACATATGCATACTGTATTTTCGTATTCGCTCAGTCATGTTTTTTATAGCCGTAAGAACTTCAGCAAATGTGAACAAAATGCGTCCCTCCTTAAACACACAAGCTAACACGCGATACATTAGCAACAATAATCCCCAAGTGTCCATTGATTGAAGAGCTTTTATCCTTCGGATGTTATTAGTTGATCGATCCTCCTTACAATGATGCTGCATTTATGCAAAATCATCTCGCATTACACACAACGAACGTTTTTGTGTTTAGTCGAACGCTACGAATGATGTGCTAGTTCGTGCATTTTaacttactctctctctcaccgtCATCCGCTAATAATTCGTCGCCCGTGTAGCAAACTAAAGCAATCAATAATCCCCACATTATTATCGTGTGCGTGCGTAGTGTAATAGCAAACGCGGGTAAGAAGGGTAAAACAAGgcactaaaaaaaaaggaataataaTCCAGACAAATCGTACACCGTCGTGGGGCGGTGTAGACGTCTCACCTTTTCGGCATCCGTGCAAATCaccaccacacatacacaaaaatagTGTCATATGTTTCATTGTAGGAAACATTTTAATCGCCCATAAACATTTAAAGTCGATGGGGTGTTTAGTAATCGCGCAGAAAATAAACGACTTTCAGTTTTAACGAAGTACAAACTCTACAGTAATaccaaaaatgaaacaagGTGGTTCCTGTGTATCACTTTCCGGCTAAAGCATGATGACCAAATAGTTGATCTCAGACGTGGCTGTAGTAGACACTGTGTCGACCGTTTGCCTTCTTGAAGTCTTCTGTTCTTCTACTAAATCGGAATTCCTGAAATCAGTACGATGAACTCAACTCCgaaaaagagacagaaaccGTTCGACCGAATATTTGATTACTATTACTacacaagaagaagattaTATTTCCAAGTCTCGCTCTTAGATCACAACAGTTTTATGGAACGGGGTGCAAATATTCAACCGACCGTACGTGTACGTGTACTCCTCCTACTGCCTACTTAAAATTATCAGGATCCGTGTATTTGGCGGTGAAAATGTAAAACAGGGCCGGTGCAGGTACTAGCAGCAGTGCGAAGTAGGAAATGTCGTACGGTATCGATACAATGCCATACGCCAACAGCACCCAATGGCCAACTGGAAAGGAAGAGAAGATCGTGTTCAGTAAGTTTAATTACACTGTACATTGTAGCCGAGGATAGGAAGGGTTTTAGTAATACTAACGTATAATCGTTGCATTTCTCAGCTGAGTTATCGACGTTTCCAGCAGCGATTTCATCGTCTGATCGAGCTTGATCGAAAAGTGCAATGCATTCGACACCACCGAAATGAGGATGCTCAAGTAGGGGAAGGTGTAGTCTGTAGAAAGAGACCCGATGATTCGTTGATGTCACGAACGATGGTATATGCCAAACACCGATACTCACAGATAACACCACCGGCGACGGCGTGAAGCAACGCTAGGATGGGGAAAATGTAGAGCGCATAGTAGACGGCGAGCTTGCCACGGTAGGGCAAAAACTTCACGTTCAACCCGGGCCGAATGATCATCATGAATGTGACGCAGAACAGGTAGAACACGAATATCATCGTCTGCAGCGGGTAGACCGCTTCCTGCGTGCAGTACAGCGTCGTCTCGTAATTGGGCGTTGGGTTGTGGAACAGCGTGTACCAGTCGGACACTTTCTGTACACCGCACGAGTTGATGCGCAGCTGCCAGATCGGATCGGTGAAGAGGATGGTGAGGAAGGCCGAAAGCAGCACCTCCACACAGGCGCTGGCGTGCAGGATCAATTCTCCCTTGGTGAATCTGGAAACCGAATCAGCGAACGAATCAAGTGGTGGTGTTGATGTGCGGCATGTTGTTGCCGCTCTTGACCGAATCCGTGTGGACTTACTTGCGCAGGTGAGCATTCAGATCGATACAGAACCAGTGTATGATCAGTGGTAGAATCGTCATAAACCCTAGATACAGCCAATCGTGCGAGGTCAGATCTTTTTCACACGGCGAACACACGTACTGTGCGTTCACGCGGTAGCCGCGCAAGCAGGCTCCACATTCACTGAGCGAACTGTTTTCCAGAACCGTGCGCCCGCAGTACAGCCCGGGACATTTGTCCACCGATCGCAACATCGTGCTCGAGATCAAATTTTTTTGGGGGCACAATTAGCTTACTGTGATCATCGTTCCGCGTCTGGTAGAGTGAACAATGTTCTAGGAACGatcgtaaacaaacaacaaatcgcTGTCAACGAGAGTGCAGCGCACACTGGTCGTGGTGTAAGAAACCTGTTGGCCATAATTTGATGAATTTTTCCCTTCATTCCGCCATTTAGGGGatttaaaaaatgtttctCTCCTATGGTTAAAAC encodes the following:
- the LOC1281715 gene encoding heterogeneous nuclear ribonucleoprotein M isoform X2, coding for MSKTVKATFTEHIKIKIRWSGPSHGGSGGGGGGGGGGGGGGGGGGGGIVGGGGNVGGGVLGGGNLGGVSVGVGGNDFSQDYNTYGLSVKFLEGLGIQGPLHTKIFVANLDYKVDAKKLKQVFKLAGKIQSLDLSVDKDGNSRGFAVIEYDHPVEAVQAISMFDRQMLFDRRMTVRLDRLTEKSEMSRLPEGLKGIGIGLGPNGEPLKDVARNLPSLQQQNTAMQSATLANAAPTPVQPPLTASNLLNSAATSSLSGLNSNLAAQLSNVVGLSNLTGGLQSSLLSNAAAGLSNLSGLGGLGAAAAAAAGGVGGGLGGAGGGLGGGLGNSLSSALSGLGGAGNDGGLGSSFNQSYSSGFGNGGSNRGNDYDMGSSNVRNYSTAPNDDYGRNYGGINNGNRKMSDTIIIRNMPSSWTWQTLRDKFRDVGEVKFAEIRGQDTGVVRFAKERDADVAIKLMDGTRFEGRTVDVTFF
- the LOC1281715 gene encoding myelin expression factor 2 isoform X1, yielding MDNDSDQNNRDRSRRADRRSGAGSRFSNDRDRSRDRERSDCRRIYVSNVPYEYRWQDLKDLFRKEVGDVSFVELFHDENNKPRGCGIVEFEKPEHVQMALEKMNRYDINGRNLVIKEDYGNERDKYGRVVPKSFRGNDNDNRRRDRDDDRMSGPSHGGSGGGGGGGGGGGGGGGGGGGGIVGGGGNVGGGVLGGGNLGGVSVGVGGNDFSQDYNTYGLSVKFLEGLGIQGPLHTKIFVANLDYKVDAKKLKQVFKLAGKIQSLDLSVDKDGNSRGFAVIEYDHPVEAVQAISMFDRQMLFDRRMTVRLDRLTEKSEMSRLPEGLKGIGIGLGPNGEPLKDVARNLPSLQQQNTAMQSATLANAAPTPVQPPLTASNLLNSAATSSLSGLNSNLAAQLSNVVGLSNLTGGLQSSLLSNAAAGLSNLSGLGGLGAAAAAAAGGVGGGLGGAGGGLGGGLGNSLSSALSGLGGAGNDGGLGSSFNQSYSSGFGNGGSNRGNDYDMGSSNVRNYSTAPNDDYGRNYGGINNGNRKMSDTIIIRNMPSSWTWQTLRDKFRDVGEVKFAEIRGQDTGVVRFAKERDADVAIKLMDGTRFEGRTVDVTFF
- the LOC1281714 gene encoding JNK1/MAPK8-associated membrane protein → MLRSVDKCPGLYCGRTVLENSSLSECGACLRGYRVNAQYVCSPCEKDLTSHDWLYLGFMTILPLIIHWFCIDLNAHLRKFTKGELILHASACVEVLLSAFLTILFTDPIWQLRINSCGVQKVSDWYTLFHNPTPNYETTLYCTQEAVYPLQTMIFVFYLFCVTFMMIIRPGLNVKFLPYRGKLAVYYALYIFPILALLHAVAGGVIYYTFPYLSILISVVSNALHFSIKLDQTMKSLLETSITQLRNATIILGHWVLLAYGIVSIPYDISYFALLLVPAPALFYIFTAKYTDPDNFK